A window of the Anticarsia gemmatalis isolate Benzon Research Colony breed Stoneville strain chromosome W, ilAntGemm2 primary, whole genome shotgun sequence genome harbors these coding sequences:
- the LOC142985913 gene encoding uncharacterized protein LOC142985913 codes for MAINTYQDTLGRLYKEKDQMSTTVQDLLTRIQVIEQHSRYNNIEIQCVPEHKQENLVSTVMQISKVISCNLNETDIHHCTRVAKSNREDKRPRAIVVKFATPRLRDTFLAKTIKFNKANPKDKINSSHIGIGGNKTPIFILEHLSPINKKLHATARQMAKEKGFKFVWIKQGRVFMRKSETDQSIYVKNLDTLKNII; via the coding sequence ATGGCAATTAACACTTACCAGGATACATTGGGAAGACTTTACAAAGAAAAAGACCAAATGAGTACCACAGTGCAGGATTTGCTAACCAGAATACAGGTCATAGAACAGCACAGCCGCTATAATAATATCGAAATACAATGTGTTCCCGAACATAAACAAGAAAACTTAGTATCTACCGTAATGCAAATTTCAAAGGTGATTTCTTGCAACCTGAATGAAACCGATATTCATCATTGCACTCGAGTGGCCAAGAGCAATAGGGAAGATAAAAGACCTCGAGCTATCGTCGTTAAGTTCGCGACACCAAGACTTCGAGACACGTTCTTGGCTAAAACTATTAAGTTCAATAAGGCGAACCCGAAGGATAAGATAAATTCCAGTCACATCGGCATAGGCGGAAATAAAACACCAATTTTCATACTCGAACACTTATCACCGATCAACAAAAAGCTACATGCGACTGCACGCCAAATGGCTAAAGAGAAGGGATTTAAATTTGTTTGGATCAAACAAGGCCGAGTCTTCATGAGAAAATCTGAAACCGATCAATCCATTTATGTTAAAAATCTggatactttaaaaaatattatataa